In the Nicotiana tabacum cultivar K326 chromosome 16, ASM71507v2, whole genome shotgun sequence genome, one interval contains:
- the LOC142170231 gene encoding uncharacterized protein LOC142170231, which translates to MAIILKKLFESLHSPRSAYYPSYKRKGGPNFHKTKHGQSHCLGGNNSHTNKPGVNKGQSLNPPCLQAVIKKEIKCRYYKQVGNKKAGCPRKMKSKKSEALDKFKIYKTKVEKQLGKSIKIARSDRGGEYYGKYDEFGQCTPEQNGVAERQNCTLMKMEENQGNNDADPIVPEQNIHNEALRRSQRERRSAISDDFIVYVTENLSDTGELIDPLLYAQAISSPYVDKWREAMEDEMRFMKHNSVWELVEFPDAFRVAMALVAHFDLELCKMDVIISFLNESLLEEVYMVQTEGFKEGVKENLVCKLNKSVCTRPDIPFAANISGDFLLILGGHIGWLQKSCHDTMKSNSRYNFMLAGGVVSWKSEKQSITATSTMKAEFIACLKTASHVVWMKNFLTKL; encoded by the exons atggctaTAATTCTCAAAAAACTGTTCGAGTCATTACATTCGCCTAGATCAGCTTATTATCCCTCTTATAAAAGAAAAGGTGGACCCAATTTTCATAAAACGAAACATGGCCAGTCTCATTGTCTAGGTGGTAATAATAGTCATACTAATAAGCCTGGTGTTAACAAAGGTCAGTCTCTTAATCCTCCTTGTCTTCAAGCTGTAATTAAGAAAGAAATCAAGTGTCGGTATTACAAACAAGTAGGTAATAAGAAAGCTGGTTGTCCTCGTAAAATGAAATCaa aaaaatctgaagCACTTGATAAGTTTAAAATTTACAAGACTAAAGTTGAAAAACAGCTTGGGAAGTCCATTAAGATAGCGAGGTCTGACCGTGGTGGTGAGTACTATGGAAAATATGATGAGTTTGGTCAAT GTACTCCTGAGCAGAATGGTGTTGCTGAAAGACAAAATTGTACTCTCATGAAGATG GAGGAGAATCAAGGGAACAATGACGCAGATCCCATAGTTCCTGAGCAAAATATACACAATGAAGCACTCCGCAGGTCACAAAGAGAAAGAAGGTCTGCCATCTCTGATGATTTTATCGTATATGTGACTGAAAATCTTAGTGATACTGGAGAGTTAATTGACCCTTTATTGTATGCTCAAGCTATTTCCTCTCCATATGTTGATAAATGGCGTGAGGCAATGGAAGATGAAATGCGCTTCATGAAACACAATAGCGTATGGGAATTAGTTGAATTTCCA GATGCATTTAGAGTCGCGATGGCTCTTGTGGCTCATTTTGATTTAGAGTTATGCAAAATGGATGTTATAATTTCTTTCCTGAATGAGAGTCTGCTTGAAGAAGTTTACATGGTTCAAACTGAAGGCTTTAAAGAAGGTGTTAAAGAAAATCTAGTGTGCAAGCTTAACAAATCT GTTTGTACAAGGCCTGATATACCATTTGCTGCTAATATATCGGGAGATTTTCTTCTAATCCTGGGTGGGCACATTGGGTGGCTGCAAAAAA GTTGTCATGACACGATGAAATCAAATTCTAGGTATAATTTTATGTTGGCTGGAGGTGTTGTTTCTTGGAAAAGTGAGAAACAAAGTATCACTGCTACATCCACAATGAAAGCTGAGTTTATTGCTTGTTTAAAGACTGCTTCACATGTTGTCTGGATGAAGAATTTTCTTACTAAATTGTAA